Genomic DNA from Mycolicibacterium helvum:
GTGATCGGCGTCGACCTTCGCGACACCGAGGTGATCGCCGATCTCTCGACCGCCGGGGGACGGTCGACCGCCGCCGGTGCGGTGCTCGCGATGACGAACGGGCGGCTCGACGGCGCCGTCTTGGCCGCGGGGGTCGGTCCTCGGCCCGGAGCGCAGAACGTACCGACCATCTTGTCGGTCAACTATCTGGGTGTCGTGGAGCTGGTCGAGGCGTGGCTGCCCGCACTCGCCGCTGCCGGCTCCGCGAAGGTCGTTGTCGTGGGGAGCAATTCGGCGACCACCATGCCGATGGTTCCCGGACGCGCGGTGCGCGCGTTGTTACGCGGTGACCTCGATGCTGCGGTGCGTGCTGTACGGATGTTTCGATCGGCGGCGCCGGCGATGGCCTACGGCGCCTCGAAGATCGCGCTGATGCGCTGGGTGCGCCTGACGGCGGTGCAGCCGGAATGGTCCGGCGCCGGGATCCGGCTCAACGCGATCGCGCCGGGTGCTGTGGACACACCGTTGCTCGGTGAACAGCTCGCGACACAACGCGAGGCCAAGGCCGTCACAACGTTCCCGGTGCCCATCGGAGGTTTCGGCAACGCCCGCCACCTCGGCGAGTGGATGCGATTCATGGTTTCCGACGCCGCTGACTTCCTCTGCGGCAGCGTGATCTTCGTCGACGGGGGATCGGACGCGTACTTCCGCGCCACGCACTGGCCACGGCGGGTTCCGACCGCCGGGATACCGCGGTACCTGTACCGAATGGTTGCGTTCAGGCATGTGCGATCGCGACGGTCGTAAGGTCGAACCGCGGAGATAGTGTTCGCCCGAGTGTGACCCGGTCGACTCCCAGTCAATGGCACACATTGTGTGACTGCGCTTCGACCGCGATGCACATTGGAGGCACACATGGAATGGGCGGAGGATCTGAGATGACTGCAGTCGACAACGACGTGGTGACCTACGAAGTCGTCGGCGGAACGGCGGTGGTCACGATGAATCGACCGCGGTACCGCAACGCGCAGAACTCCGTCATGACCTACGCACTCGACGCCGCGTTTCAACGGGCCGTCGACGACGACGATGTGCGCGTGATCGTTTTGGCCGGCAACGGTGACCATTTCAGCGCAGGCCACGACATCGGTACACCGGACCGCGACCACCACGTGTCCTATGAGAACAAGGCCGCGCTCTGGTGGGATCACGTCGACAAAGAGGGCGGCGACATGCGCTACGCCCGTGAGGTCGAGGTCTATCTGGGCATGTGCCGGCGGTGGCGCGAGATCCCGAAACCCACCATCGCGATGGTGCACGGTGCTTGCATTGCCGGCGGCCTCATGCTGGCCTGGGTCTGCGACCTGATCGTCGCCTCCGAGGACGCCTTCTTCTGTGATCCAGTGGTGCGAATGGGAATTCCGGGGGTCGAATACTTCGCGCACCCATGGATTCTGGGGTCCCGCTTCGCCAAGGAGATCCTTTTCACGGGGGACAAGTTCGGTGCGCAGCGCGCCTACGAGATCGGGATGGTCAATCGAGTCGTGCCCAAAGCCGAACTCCGCGACGCGACACTGGCGATCGCCGAGCGCATCGCGACAATGCCGAGATTTGGTCTCGCGCTGACCAAGCGGGCGGTCAACCAGTGCGAAGATCAGATGGGATTGCGCAACGGGATGGATGGGGTGTTCGGGCTGCATCACTTCGCGCATGCGCACAACGTGGAGGTGGGTCGAGACTCGCTCGGTGGGCTGGATGCCAAGACGATGGCCGCACCTCGTAAACGGCCGTAGCCCAGAGTTTTCCACAGACGCGCGTTCGTCCACAGCTGCCGCTGGAAGCCTCGAGACTGTCGGTGGCCCGACATAGAATTCGAACATGGTTTCGATCTCGGCAGCGTTGGATGCGCTGGACGCTGCGGTCGGACTTCTGGGTGCCGCTGATATCGAGGAGTTGCCGGCGGCCCAGCGGTTCGCCGCGATCGAGCGGCTGGAGAGTGCGGTGCGTCGCCAGGTCGCGGTATCCCATGAGCAGATCACCCAGCTGGAGCGCTACGAGGGCTGTCCGCCGATCCCGATCGTGTTGGCTGACGTGTTGCGGATCAGCCGGACAGCGGCCAAGCGTCGAATGCGCGATGCCGGACAACTGACCCCGCGCAGAACAATGACCGGCGAGCCGTTGGCGGCGCTGCTGCCAGAGACCGGCACGGCGTGGAAGGCCGGCGAATTGGATGGCGAGCACGTGCGCGTCATCCAGAAGTTCTTCCGCGATCTGCCCGATCACGTCGGTCTGGTCGAAGAGGAGAAGGCCGAACGCACCTTGGCGCAGCATGCCCGGACGCTGCGGCCGGATCAGCTGGAGAAAGTGGCCGATCGGTTGGCCGTCCACCTCAACCCCGACGGGAAGTACTCCGAGGAAGACCGGGCCCGCAAGCGCGGCTTCCAGTGGTGCGGGGGCCAACGCCCAGACGGAATGAGCGTCGGAAAGCTCATCGCTGATCCGGTGCTGAGGGCACAACTGGATGCGTTGTTCGCCAAAACTGCCGCGCGTGAGCCCGACGATGTGCGCAGTCATGCTCAGCGCCAACACGACGCGTTGGCCGATCTGGTCCGCAGCCGCCTAGGAGATCCGAAACTAGGCCAGCACAACGGACTTCCGGTCACCATGATCGTCACGACGACCCTCCAGGAGCTGCAGCGCCGTGCGGGACACGCAGTCACCGCCGGCGGGACGCTGATCCCGATCACGGACCTCATCAGAGCAGCCACGCCGTCATACAACTACTTGGCGGTGTTCGACGGTGTGACGGGCAAATCGCTGTGGTTGGGTCGCAGCAAGAGGTTGGCCTCAGCCGATCAGCGAATCATGTTGCTGGCCAAATACCGTGGCTGCTCAGCGCCCGGGTGCACCGTCAACGGCTACAACAGCCAGGTCCACCATGCGGCCAAGGATTGGAAGCACGGCGGCACCACCGACATCGACGACATGACCCTGGCCTGCTCATGCGACAACCTCCTGGTCGAAAACCACGGCTGGACCACCCGCCAACGTCCCGACGGCCAGACCGAGTGGATCCCGCCATCCGGCGTCCCGCTGCGCGGAGGTGTCAACGACTATCACCACCCAGAACGATTGCTTCCCAAAGACGACGAAAAAGATTGAGGTAAACGGCAGCTGACGCGCTATCCGCGCGCCGCTGAGCGGCCGGCCCGACGGCCGTAGAAACTGCCGTCTCCCAGCGAGATACCGCTGGCGTAGCCCCACGCCGCGAGACCCGCAGTGCAGCGCCCGGCCGCGTACAAGCCGGGGATTGGTTCGCCACTGACATGCAGCACCTCGGCCGAAAGGCTGGTGCGCAACCCGCCGAGGCTGAAGCCGCCGGTCGCATGCCGCAGATCGATGGCTCCGATCGGGCTGCCCAGCGGGCGTAGCCACCGAGCTTTCTTGTGTAGCAGGGGGTCCTCACCGCGTTCCGCACCTTCGTTGTAACGCGCCACCGTGTCTTGCAGGCTTCCGAAGGGGAGACCCATCTCGGCCTCGAGCTCGGCCACCGTCTCGCACACCCACTTCGGCTTCCGCAGAATAAGTTTCGGCGTTTGTGACGCCAGGGCCCCGTCCTGGCCCTGCTCGTCAATGATCAAGAAGGCTTTGTCCTCCTGGTAGTACAGCGTGTGTTGGCCCGCGCGGCCCGGGTAGGTGTCCTCGGCCACATAGCGCTGCCCTCGCGCATTGACCAGGATCCCGCGCACCAGCTGCTGTGGATCGACCAAGAAGGCGACCTCGGTGGCGTCCGTGTGCGCCAGATCGGCGCCCAGTGCCTGGGCCATCCGGATACCTTGTCCGTCATGGTGTTCCACCGCTGAGATGGGCCTACCGGCGATGCGAGGCGTGAAGCGGGCCATCATTGATTCGTTGTAGGCGAAGCTACCGGTGGCCAGCACCACCCCGCTGCGAGCCTTGATCGCGATGTCGGTGCCGTACTGGCGGGCGGTGATGCCGACCACCCTGCCGTCGGACTCGACGATCAGCGCCTGTACCCGCACATCGTAGACCGACTGTACGCCCAGCCCCGTCGCGGTCTGCACGAGCGGCTTCATCAGCATGAACCCGGCGCTGGCCTGGCCCTGCTTCTTGTTCTGCATCTTCGGCACGTGCCCCCGCGGCGCCGGTTCGGCAATGGTGTTGAACGGGTAGGCATCCTCGCCGCCGCTGTACATCAGTCCTTGGTCGCCCAACGGTTCCCAACCTGGCTCGCCGAAGAACTCCGGTTTGAACGGCACCCCGCAGTCCACCAGCCACTCGAAGTGGGCCACGCTGCCGGCGCAATAGTCGGCGATGCGCTCCGTGTCGGCGCCCGGACCCATCGCTGTGTTGAGGAAAGCCGCCATATTGTCAATGGAATCGCTGAAACCACAGGCTGTTTGCAGCGGTGTGCCACCACCCAGATAGATGAACCCACCGGCCAATGCCGCCGCACCACCCCAGGCGCCGGCCCGTTCGAGCACCAGCACATCAGCGCCCGCCCGCGCGGCCTCGACCGCCGCGGTCGCCCCGGCGACCCCGTATCCGGCGATTACCACATCGGCTTCGTGATCCCAGCTCGTTACCGAGGCGGCCGAGACCGGGCGGAGCTCGGCGCTCACGTCAGGGCCGCATGGCGGCCGGCAGGTCGCCGACCCACTTGTGGCCCCAGTAGCTGTCGGCGGTGATTTCCTCAGCGGTGTAACGAGTTTCGTCAACCCGTAGACCGCCAGTACCGAACTCGATGTCCCAGTCGCCGGGCGCCCGGACGTAGAACGACACCATCTTGTCGTTGGTGTGGCGGCCCAACGTAGAGGACAGCTGAAACCCTTCCGCCGCGATGCGGTCCAACGCCGCCCCGACCGCGTCGAGCTCGTCGACCTCCACCATCATGTGGATCAATCCGGGGTCGCGCTGGTGGGTTGCCGGCGCGATCGCCAGGCTGTGGTGGCGTTCGTTGATACCGAGGAAGCGAATCCGGATCGGCCCGAATTCCTTGGGCAGCGGCACCCGGAACGCTCCCCGGGACACGAAACCCAATACCCCGGTGTAGAAGTCGAACAGCCCGGGCGCGTCGAGAGCAGGTAGCACCACGTGACCCAGCCCTTGGTCGCCGGTGACGAACCGGGCGCCGAACGGGGTGACGACGGGGCTGTGGTCGAGGACCGCGCCGTGGAACACCTCCAGATGGGTGCCGGCCGGGTCGTCGAACGCCACGACCTCCTCGACTCGCCGGTCGTCGGCTTCGGACTGTGACAGTTGCTTATAGGCCACCCCGGCACCGTCGATCACGTCCTTCACCTGCTCGAGTGCTGCGTGGTCGCGGACCTCCCAGCCGACGGTGGCGATCCGGTCACCGTCGCCGGGAATCACGATGATGCGGGCGGCGCGCTCGTCCATCCGCAGATACAGCGCCGAGGGATCCGGTCCCTTTCCTTCGGCGAAACCCAAGACACCAAAGGCGAATTGGCGCCATCGGTCGATGTCGGCGGTGTGGATGGTGACGTAGCCGAGGCTCTTGAACAGGCTCACCAGTCCGCGCCTGTCAGATCATCGCCCGCAGCGGGCCCTGCGGCTCGACGCCGAAGGAGCTCAGCGCGGCGGCGTGGTAAGTGGTGCCCGGCACGTGGATGGCGTGCGCCATACCTGTGTGGGCATCGCGCCAGTAGCGTTGCAGCGGCTTGTCCATCCGCATCGCGTTGCCGCCCGAGCGGGCGAAGATCTCATCCACCGCGCTGACCGCGCGCCACACTGCGCGGACCTGCGTCCGTCGCCCGGCTGCCCGATCGGCGAACGAGACCTCCTTGCCGGAATCCACCATGTCGTAGATGCGGTCCACGTTGGCCAGGATCTCCTGGCGAGCGGCGTTGATGTCGGCGGCCGCCTCACCGATCGCGTACATCACGTATGGGTCATCTTTGATGGCGGTGCCTGCCGCGCTGACGCGCTCACGCTGGTAGTCCAGATGCGCAGCGAGTGCCCCCTCGCAGATACCGATGGTCGCCGAGGAGATGCCCAGCGGGAACATCGTCGACCATGGCATCAGGTAGAGGGTGTCGGTCATGCCGGCCTCCCGCTGGGCCGTGCCATCCATCACCTTGAACGCGTCCATCACGCGGTAGTCGGGGACGAAGGCGTCCTTGACGATGACGTCCTTGGAGCCGGTGCCGCGCAATCCGACAACATCCCAGGAATCCTCGACGATGGTGTAGTCCTTGCGCGGGAGGATCATATGCAGCATCTGCGGCGGCATCTGGATCTTGCCGTCGGCGTCGCTCTTGATGGCGCCGAGGAAGATCCAATCGCAGTGGTCGGTACCCGAGCTGAACTGCCACCGTCCGTTGAAGATGTAGCCGCCGTCGACCGGCTTGGCGATGCCTTGGGGGGCGTAGGGGGAGGCCACCCAGGTGTCGACGTCGTCGGCCCAGATCTCCTCGGCCACCCGTGGGTCGGCATAGGCCAGCTGGTAGGGGTGCACGCCGACCACACCGTTGATCCAACCGGCGGCGGGGTCCAGTGCGGCCAGCGCCATCACGGTCTCGGCGAACTCACGCGGATGTACTTCCAAGCCGCCGAACTTCGCGGGTTGAAGCAGCCGGATATGGCCGGCTTCCTTCATGGCCTTGACGGTCTGGTCGGTGAGTTTGCCGATCTTCTCGGCCTCTACAGCCTGCTCGCGCAGCTGATCAGCTAGCTGCATGGTTGTGTCGAGCACCGAAGCGGTCATCATTCATCCTTGTCAAGGTTTGGGCTGTCAGTTTCATCCTGAACCCGCGAGACGGTCAGTATCGGGCAATGTCCCGATGAGCGGGGCAAGTTAGCCGGTGTCGACCTACGCTGCTCGGCATGAGCGCAGGCAACGACGCACTCGACGTGGTGGTGGTCGGCGCCGGATTCGCCGGGCTGTACGCGTTACACAAGTTCCGTCAGCAGGGCCTTTTGGTCAGGGCCTTTGAGGCGGCCCCCGATGTGGGCGGCACCTGGTATTTCAACCGCTACCCGGGGGCGCGGTGTGACGTCGAGAGCGTCGACTACAGCTACTCGTTCTCCGACGCGCTGCAGCAGGAATGGACGTGGACCGAGAAGTACGCCGCCCAACCGGAGATCCTCGCCTATCTCAACTGGGTCGCCGACACACTTGACCTGCGCCGTGACATCACGTTCAGCACCCGGGTGACATCCGTCGTGCTCGACGAAACCGCCCTGCGCTGGTCGGTGGCGACCGATGACGACCAGACCGTCACCACCCGATTCGTCGTGATGGCCACGGGGGCGTTGTCGTCGGCGATCACGCCGGCATTCGAAGGTCTCGAGGATTTCGGCGGCGAGATCTATCACACCGCGCACTGGCCGCACGAGGCGGTGGATTTCACCGGCAAGCGGGTGGCGGTCATCGGCACGGGTTCCTCAGGCATTCAATCGATTCCGATCTTCGCCGAGCAGGCCGAGCAGCTGTACGTCTTCCAGCGCACCCCCAACTACAGCATTCCGGCAGGCAATACCGCGCTGACACCCGAGCAGGTGGCCGAGGTCAAAGCCACCTACCCCGAGCGCCGGCGGATCTCGATGCGCAGCGGCGGCGGTTCGCCTTATGTGGGCACGACCAGGCTGACCATGGAAGTGTCGGCAGAAGAACGGCGCGAGGAGTTCGAAAAGCGTTGGCGGCTAGGCGGTGTCCTGTACTCCAAGACGTTTCCCGACCAGCTGACCAACTCCGAAGCCAACGACGAGGCACGCAGGTTCTGGGTGGAGAAGATCCGGGCGGTGATCGACGATCCACAGATTGCCGAGTTGCTGATCCCCGACGATCACCCGATCGGATCGAAGCGAATCTGCACCGACGCCAATTACTTTCAAACCTTCAACCGGCCCAATGTGGCATTGATCAGCGTCCGCCGCACGCCCATCACCTCGATCGATCAGACCGGCATCAACACCTCAGATGCCCACATCAACTTCGATGCGATCGTGTTCGCCACCGGATTCGACGCGCTCACCGGCTCATTGGGCAAGATCGAGATCGTCGGTCGCGGGGGAGAGCGGCTGCTCGACGACTGGGCCGAAGGACCCCGCAGTTACCTCGGACTGGGCGACGACGGCTTCCCGAACCTGTTCGTCATCACCGGCCCTGGCGCGCCCGCTGTGCTGGCCAACATGGTGTTGCACGCCGAGTCCCATGTTGACTGGGTCGCCGACGCCATCGGCTACCTCGACAAGCATGGTTACGCCGGCATCGAGGCGACCCCGGAGGCC
This window encodes:
- a CDS encoding SDR family oxidoreductase, which codes for MGRAAADCLRADGHRVIGVDLRDTEVIADLSTAGGRSTAAGAVLAMTNGRLDGAVLAAGVGPRPGAQNVPTILSVNYLGVVELVEAWLPALAAAGSAKVVVVGSNSATTMPMVPGRAVRALLRGDLDAAVRAVRMFRSAAPAMAYGASKIALMRWVRLTAVQPEWSGAGIRLNAIAPGAVDTPLLGEQLATQREAKAVTTFPVPIGGFGNARHLGEWMRFMVSDAADFLCGSVIFVDGGSDAYFRATHWPRRVPTAGIPRYLYRMVAFRHVRSRRS
- a CDS encoding enoyl-CoA hydratase, with amino-acid sequence MTAVDNDVVTYEVVGGTAVVTMNRPRYRNAQNSVMTYALDAAFQRAVDDDDVRVIVLAGNGDHFSAGHDIGTPDRDHHVSYENKAALWWDHVDKEGGDMRYAREVEVYLGMCRRWREIPKPTIAMVHGACIAGGLMLAWVCDLIVASEDAFFCDPVVRMGIPGVEYFAHPWILGSRFAKEILFTGDKFGAQRAYEIGMVNRVVPKAELRDATLAIAERIATMPRFGLALTKRAVNQCEDQMGLRNGMDGVFGLHHFAHAHNVEVGRDSLGGLDAKTMAAPRKRP
- a CDS encoding HNH endonuclease signature motif containing protein, whose product is MVSISAALDALDAAVGLLGAADIEELPAAQRFAAIERLESAVRRQVAVSHEQITQLERYEGCPPIPIVLADVLRISRTAAKRRMRDAGQLTPRRTMTGEPLAALLPETGTAWKAGELDGEHVRVIQKFFRDLPDHVGLVEEEKAERTLAQHARTLRPDQLEKVADRLAVHLNPDGKYSEEDRARKRGFQWCGGQRPDGMSVGKLIADPVLRAQLDALFAKTAAREPDDVRSHAQRQHDALADLVRSRLGDPKLGQHNGLPVTMIVTTTLQELQRRAGHAVTAGGTLIPITDLIRAATPSYNYLAVFDGVTGKSLWLGRSKRLASADQRIMLLAKYRGCSAPGCTVNGYNSQVHHAAKDWKHGGTTDIDDMTLACSCDNLLVENHGWTTRQRPDGQTEWIPPSGVPLRGGVNDYHHPERLLPKDDEKD
- a CDS encoding FAD-dependent oxidoreductase; the encoded protein is MSAELRPVSAASVTSWDHEADVVIAGYGVAGATAAVEAARAGADVLVLERAGAWGGAAALAGGFIYLGGGTPLQTACGFSDSIDNMAAFLNTAMGPGADTERIADYCAGSVAHFEWLVDCGVPFKPEFFGEPGWEPLGDQGLMYSGGEDAYPFNTIAEPAPRGHVPKMQNKKQGQASAGFMLMKPLVQTATGLGVQSVYDVRVQALIVESDGRVVGITARQYGTDIAIKARSGVVLATGSFAYNESMMARFTPRIAGRPISAVEHHDGQGIRMAQALGADLAHTDATEVAFLVDPQQLVRGILVNARGQRYVAEDTYPGRAGQHTLYYQEDKAFLIIDEQGQDGALASQTPKLILRKPKWVCETVAELEAEMGLPFGSLQDTVARYNEGAERGEDPLLHKKARWLRPLGSPIGAIDLRHATGGFSLGGLRTSLSAEVLHVSGEPIPGLYAAGRCTAGLAAWGYASGISLGDGSFYGRRAGRSAARG
- a CDS encoding VOC family protein; the encoded protein is MSLFKSLGYVTIHTADIDRWRQFAFGVLGFAEGKGPDPSALYLRMDERAARIIVIPGDGDRIATVGWEVRDHAALEQVKDVIDGAGVAYKQLSQSEADDRRVEEVVAFDDPAGTHLEVFHGAVLDHSPVVTPFGARFVTGDQGLGHVVLPALDAPGLFDFYTGVLGFVSRGAFRVPLPKEFGPIRIRFLGINERHHSLAIAPATHQRDPGLIHMMVEVDELDAVGAALDRIAAEGFQLSSTLGRHTNDKMVSFYVRAPGDWDIEFGTGGLRVDETRYTAEEITADSYWGHKWVGDLPAAMRP
- a CDS encoding acyl-CoA dehydrogenase family protein codes for the protein MTASVLDTTMQLADQLREQAVEAEKIGKLTDQTVKAMKEAGHIRLLQPAKFGGLEVHPREFAETVMALAALDPAAGWINGVVGVHPYQLAYADPRVAEEIWADDVDTWVASPYAPQGIAKPVDGGYIFNGRWQFSSGTDHCDWIFLGAIKSDADGKIQMPPQMLHMILPRKDYTIVEDSWDVVGLRGTGSKDVIVKDAFVPDYRVMDAFKVMDGTAQREAGMTDTLYLMPWSTMFPLGISSATIGICEGALAAHLDYQRERVSAAGTAIKDDPYVMYAIGEAAADINAARQEILANVDRIYDMVDSGKEVSFADRAAGRRTQVRAVWRAVSAVDEIFARSGGNAMRMDKPLQRYWRDAHTGMAHAIHVPGTTYHAAALSSFGVEPQGPLRAMI
- a CDS encoding flavin-containing monooxygenase — encoded protein: MSAGNDALDVVVVGAGFAGLYALHKFRQQGLLVRAFEAAPDVGGTWYFNRYPGARCDVESVDYSYSFSDALQQEWTWTEKYAAQPEILAYLNWVADTLDLRRDITFSTRVTSVVLDETALRWSVATDDDQTVTTRFVVMATGALSSAITPAFEGLEDFGGEIYHTAHWPHEAVDFTGKRVAVIGTGSSGIQSIPIFAEQAEQLYVFQRTPNYSIPAGNTALTPEQVAEVKATYPERRRISMRSGGGSPYVGTTRLTMEVSAEERREEFEKRWRLGGVLYSKTFPDQLTNSEANDEARRFWVEKIRAVIDDPQIAELLIPDDHPIGSKRICTDANYFQTFNRPNVALISVRRTPITSIDQTGINTSDAHINFDAIVFATGFDALTGSLGKIEIVGRGGERLLDDWAEGPRSYLGLGDDGFPNLFVITGPGAPAVLANMVLHAESHVDWVADAIGYLDKHGYAGIEATPEAVENWLAELDRRAATTLFPRANSWYLGANVPGKPRVFMLFIGGFGVYNDICAEVAAAGYKGFELIKAG